The following coding sequences are from one Geodermatophilus normandii window:
- a CDS encoding PLP-dependent aminotransferase family protein, with product MPPVVLDRAAARPLAVQLADALRTAAAGGVLRPGDRLPSTRELAAALRVSRTVTAAAYDQLVAEGWAAGRRGAGTFVVGAAPAGPVTPVRRQQARPPLPSVVDLRAGSPCLEVLDRAAWRRAWRAAGDLPPDAGPEAAADPGFQAAVTGHLLRHRGLPVEPSAVLATGGTSAAVAEIARLLPPGSRVGVEDPGYQRAAGALRAAGVGVVPCPVDDDGLVVDAVPEGLAAVYCTPAHQWPLGRRMPAARRVALVARARAEGWWVLEDDYDGELRYDVAPLPLLAALGPDVVVHLGTSSKVLSPTLGTGWLVAPPDLRADLVAARTATGTRPGRAGQRVLAALAASGDLARHLRRLRRELAERRALVVEELARAGVAVDGDSAGAHVLVPLSGPAAEEAVVTAAAGRGLAVDGLARHRTGPGPHDTAAGLVLGFAAPARADLARALPVLAGVLRNGDRPASPEGRRAGSGRGG from the coding sequence ATGCCCCCGGTCGTCCTCGACCGCGCCGCCGCCCGGCCCCTGGCCGTCCAGCTCGCCGACGCCCTGCGCACCGCGGCCGCGGGCGGGGTCCTGCGCCCCGGCGACCGGTTGCCCTCCACCCGCGAGCTCGCCGCCGCCCTGCGCGTCAGCCGCACGGTGACCGCGGCCGCCTACGACCAGCTCGTGGCCGAGGGCTGGGCCGCCGGCCGCCGGGGTGCGGGCACCTTCGTCGTCGGGGCCGCCCCGGCGGGACCCGTGACGCCCGTGCGCCGTCAGCAGGCCCGGCCGCCGCTCCCGTCGGTGGTCGACCTGCGGGCCGGCTCGCCCTGCCTGGAGGTGCTCGACCGGGCGGCCTGGCGCCGGGCCTGGCGGGCCGCCGGCGACCTGCCCCCCGACGCCGGGCCCGAGGCCGCCGCCGACCCGGGGTTCCAGGCCGCGGTCACCGGGCACCTGCTGCGGCACCGCGGGCTCCCGGTCGAGCCGTCGGCGGTGCTCGCCACCGGCGGCACGTCGGCCGCGGTGGCCGAGATCGCCCGCCTGCTCCCGCCGGGGAGCCGGGTCGGCGTCGAGGACCCGGGCTACCAGCGGGCGGCCGGGGCGCTGCGCGCCGCCGGGGTCGGGGTGGTGCCCTGCCCGGTCGACGACGACGGCCTGGTGGTCGACGCCGTCCCGGAGGGGCTGGCCGCGGTGTACTGCACGCCGGCGCACCAGTGGCCGCTGGGCCGGCGGATGCCGGCGGCGCGGCGGGTGGCGCTGGTCGCCCGGGCGCGCGCCGAGGGCTGGTGGGTGCTCGAGGACGACTACGACGGCGAGCTGCGCTACGACGTCGCGCCGCTGCCGCTGCTGGCCGCGCTCGGACCCGACGTCGTGGTGCACCTGGGCACCAGCAGCAAGGTCCTCAGCCCGACGCTCGGCACCGGCTGGCTGGTGGCGCCGCCGGACCTGCGCGCCGACCTCGTGGCGGCCCGGACCGCCACCGGCACCCGGCCCGGCCGCGCGGGCCAGCGGGTGCTCGCGGCGCTCGCCGCCTCGGGGGACCTGGCCCGGCACCTGCGGCGGCTGCGCCGGGAGCTGGCCGAGCGGCGCGCACTGGTGGTGGAGGAGCTGGCCCGGGCGGGCGTCGCGGTGGACGGGGACTCCGCGGGGGCGCACGTCCTCGTCCCGCTGAGCGGCCCAGCGGCCGAGGAGGCGGTGGTCACCGCGGCGGCCGGCCGCGGGCTCGCCGTCGACGGGCTCGCCCGGCACCGCACCGGCCCCGGACCGCACGACACGGCCGCCGGCCTGGTGCTCGGCTTCGCCGCCCCGGCCCGCGCCGACCTCGCCCGCGCGCTGCCCGTCCTGGCCGGCGTCCTCCGGAACGGCGACCGGCCCGCCTCCCCGGAGGGGAGACGGGCCGGGTCGGGCCGGGGCGGCTGA
- a CDS encoding CheR family methyltransferase — translation MSAQDDAPLESRLPLDAEDPDAAPADEDVPEEVTGAAEMPDPAFESLLVFLRERRGFDFTGYKRPSLMRRVRRRMAEVGMASTADYQDYLEVHPDEFTPLFNTVLINVTSFFRDRPAWEHLRERLLPPLIAAAGPTIRVWSAGSASGQEAYSLAILLAEALGAEQFRQRVKIYATDVDEEALAQARLAVFTERELAGLTAAQVEEYFQPDGSRFAFRKDLRRSVIFGRNDLVQDAPISHVDLLLCRNTLMYFNAETQSRILSRLHFALNPEGLLFLGKAEMLLSHGQLFAPVDLSRRFFRKRDAQPAVERRTAPAIPRGGLGVGEGELSRLRREAMLAAPTAQLALDADGRLAMVNRQAERLLGVDGRDVGRPIQDLEVSYRPVELRTALTEAHANRSPVQNRAVERRRPGQEPDVFDVQVIPLYREDGTFLGTTVTFEDVTQYSRLRQELEYANRQLETAYEELQSTNEELETTNEELQSTVEELETTNEELQSTNEELETMNEELQSMNDELHSTNEELRTTTDEVGALNRFMAGVLGSFRVGVVVVDPEMRVLAWNDAAEDLWGIRSDEARGQFLLSLDIGLPVVELQPLLRRQVAGEGEPHETLELDAVNRRGRRVRVRVTVSAFQHVPGERGGAVVLMDPADA, via the coding sequence GTGAGCGCGCAGGACGACGCCCCCCTGGAGAGCCGGCTGCCGCTCGACGCCGAGGACCCGGACGCCGCCCCCGCCGACGAGGACGTGCCCGAGGAGGTGACCGGGGCAGCGGAGATGCCCGATCCGGCCTTCGAGTCGCTCCTGGTCTTCCTCCGCGAGCGCCGCGGCTTCGACTTCACGGGCTACAAGCGGCCCAGCCTCATGCGACGGGTGCGACGCCGGATGGCGGAGGTCGGCATGGCGTCCACGGCCGACTACCAGGACTACCTCGAGGTGCACCCCGACGAGTTCACCCCGCTGTTCAACACCGTCCTGATCAACGTGACGAGCTTCTTCCGCGACCGGCCCGCCTGGGAGCACCTGCGGGAGCGGCTGCTGCCACCGCTCATCGCGGCGGCCGGGCCCACCATCCGGGTCTGGAGTGCCGGATCGGCGTCAGGACAGGAGGCCTACAGCCTCGCCATCCTGCTGGCCGAGGCGCTCGGCGCCGAGCAGTTCCGGCAGCGCGTGAAGATCTATGCGACCGACGTCGACGAGGAAGCGCTGGCGCAGGCCCGGCTGGCGGTCTTCACCGAACGCGAGCTGGCCGGCCTGACGGCGGCGCAGGTCGAGGAGTACTTCCAGCCCGACGGCTCGCGGTTCGCGTTCCGCAAGGACCTGCGGCGGTCGGTGATCTTCGGTCGCAACGACCTCGTGCAGGACGCGCCGATCTCACACGTCGACCTCCTCCTGTGCCGCAACACCCTCATGTACTTCAACGCCGAGACGCAGAGCCGCATCCTGAGCCGGCTGCACTTCGCGCTCAACCCGGAGGGGCTGCTGTTCCTCGGCAAGGCCGAGATGCTGCTCTCACACGGGCAGCTGTTCGCCCCGGTCGACCTCAGCCGCCGCTTCTTCCGCAAGCGGGACGCCCAGCCGGCGGTCGAGCGGCGGACCGCCCCCGCCATCCCGCGGGGAGGTCTCGGGGTCGGGGAGGGGGAGCTGTCCCGGCTGCGGCGGGAGGCGATGCTCGCCGCGCCGACGGCCCAGCTCGCCCTCGATGCCGACGGGCGCCTGGCCATGGTGAACCGGCAGGCCGAGCGGCTGCTCGGGGTCGACGGCCGCGACGTCGGACGGCCCATCCAGGACCTGGAGGTCTCCTACCGGCCGGTGGAGCTGCGGACCGCGCTCACCGAGGCGCACGCCAACAGGTCACCGGTACAGAACCGGGCGGTCGAGCGCCGCCGGCCCGGTCAGGAGCCCGACGTCTTCGACGTCCAGGTGATCCCGCTCTACCGCGAGGACGGCACCTTCCTGGGGACGACGGTCACCTTCGAGGACGTCACCCAGTACAGCCGGCTGCGCCAGGAGCTCGAGTACGCCAACCGCCAACTCGAGACCGCCTACGAGGAACTGCAGTCCACCAACGAGGAACTGGAGACCACCAACGAGGAGCTCCAGTCGACGGTCGAGGAACTGGAGACGACGAACGAGGAGCTCCAGTCGACCAACGAGGAACTGGAGACGATGAACGAGGAGCTCCAGTCGATGAACGACGAGCTCCACTCCACCAACGAGGAGCTGCGCACCACCACCGACGAGGTCGGCGCCCTCAACCGGTTCATGGCCGGTGTGCTCGGCAGCTTCCGCGTCGGCGTCGTGGTCGTGGATCCCGAGATGCGGGTCCTCGCCTGGAACGACGCAGCTGAGGACCTCTGGGGCATCCGGTCCGACGAGGCCCGTGGGCAGTTCCTCCTGAGCCTCGACATCGGCCTCCCGGTCGTCGAGCTCCAGCCGCTGCTGCGGCGCCAGGTCGCCGGGGAGGGGGAGCCGCACGAGACGCTCGAGCTGGACGCGGTCAACCGGCGCGGCCGCCGGGTGCGCGTCCGTGTGACCGTCAGCGCCTTCCAGCACGTGCCCGGCGAGCGGGGCGGCGCGGTGGTGCTGATGGACCCCGCCGACGCCTGA
- a CDS encoding 2-oxoacid:acceptor oxidoreductase subunit alpha: MTALEPSTTPGSSAPGGLVKSVVELDRVVIRLAGDSGDGMQLTGNRFTSETASFGNDLSTLPNFPAEIRAPTGTLPGVSSFQLHFADHDIMTPGDAPDVLVAMNPAALKANLADLPGGGLVIVDSDEFTPRNLAKVGYATNPLEDGSLEGWQVVSVGLTSMTLEALKDSGLGKKEAERSKNMFTLGLLSWMYHRPTEGTVRFLERQFRRKPEIAAANIAAFRAGYNYGETTEAFAVSYEIKPAPMTPGRYRNISGNQALALGLVAAGQRSGLPVFLGAYPITPASDILHELSRHKAFGVRTFQAEDEIAGIGAALGASFGGALGVTTTSGPGVSLKSEALGLAVMTELPLVVVDVQRGGPSTGLPTKTEQSDLLQAMFGRNGEAPLPVIAPRSPGDCFDAALEAARIALKYRTPVMLLSDGYLANGAEPWAVPAVDELPDLRVEFATEPNGATADGTPEFLPYLRDPETLARPWAVPGTAGMQHRIGGLEKADKSGNISYDPANHDLMTRLRQAKVDGIAADIPATDVDDPTGNARVAVIGWGSTYGPIGAACRQIRNSGREVAQIHLRHVNPMPADLGEVLSRYDRVVCPEMNMGQLALLLRAKYLVDVQSHTQVRGLPFRAAELAAVVQDVIDSTAPTAATGGTK; the protein is encoded by the coding sequence ATGACTGCTCTCGAACCGTCCACCACGCCCGGCAGCTCGGCCCCCGGTGGGCTCGTCAAGAGCGTCGTCGAGCTCGACCGCGTCGTCATCCGCCTCGCCGGTGACTCCGGCGACGGCATGCAGCTGACCGGCAACCGCTTCACCAGCGAGACCGCGTCCTTCGGCAACGACCTGTCGACGCTGCCCAACTTCCCCGCCGAGATCCGGGCGCCGACGGGGACCCTGCCCGGCGTCAGCTCCTTCCAGCTGCACTTCGCCGACCACGACATCATGACGCCGGGCGACGCCCCGGACGTGCTGGTCGCCATGAACCCCGCGGCGCTCAAGGCCAACCTCGCCGACCTCCCCGGCGGTGGCCTGGTCATCGTCGACAGCGACGAGTTCACCCCGCGCAACCTGGCCAAGGTCGGCTACGCCACCAACCCGCTCGAGGACGGTTCGCTCGAGGGCTGGCAGGTCGTCAGCGTGGGGCTGACCAGCATGACGCTCGAGGCGCTCAAGGACTCCGGGCTCGGCAAGAAGGAGGCCGAGCGGAGCAAGAACATGTTCACCCTCGGCCTGCTGAGCTGGATGTACCACCGGCCCACCGAGGGCACCGTCCGCTTCCTCGAGCGCCAGTTCCGCCGCAAGCCCGAGATCGCCGCGGCCAACATCGCGGCCTTCCGCGCCGGCTACAACTACGGCGAGACGACCGAGGCCTTCGCCGTCTCCTACGAGATCAAGCCCGCCCCGATGACGCCGGGCCGCTACCGCAACATCTCCGGCAACCAGGCGCTCGCCCTCGGGCTGGTGGCCGCCGGCCAGCGGTCGGGCCTGCCGGTGTTCCTCGGCGCCTACCCGATCACGCCGGCGTCGGACATCCTCCACGAGCTGTCCCGGCACAAGGCCTTCGGCGTCCGGACCTTCCAGGCCGAGGACGAGATCGCCGGCATCGGCGCGGCGCTCGGCGCCTCCTTCGGCGGCGCCCTGGGCGTCACGACGACGTCGGGCCCCGGCGTCTCGCTGAAGTCCGAGGCGCTGGGCCTCGCGGTGATGACCGAGCTGCCGCTGGTCGTCGTCGACGTGCAGCGCGGCGGCCCCTCCACCGGCCTGCCGACCAAGACCGAGCAGTCGGACCTGCTGCAGGCGATGTTCGGCCGCAACGGCGAGGCGCCGCTGCCGGTCATCGCGCCCCGCTCCCCCGGCGACTGCTTCGACGCGGCGCTGGAGGCGGCCCGGATCGCGCTCAAGTACCGGACGCCGGTCATGCTGCTGTCCGACGGCTACCTGGCCAACGGCGCCGAGCCGTGGGCCGTCCCGGCCGTCGACGAGCTGCCCGACCTGCGGGTGGAGTTCGCCACCGAGCCCAACGGCGCGACCGCCGACGGGACGCCGGAGTTCCTCCCCTACCTGCGCGACCCCGAGACGCTGGCCCGCCCGTGGGCCGTCCCGGGCACCGCGGGGATGCAGCACCGCATCGGCGGGCTGGAGAAGGCCGACAAGTCCGGGAACATCTCCTACGACCCGGCCAACCACGACCTCATGACCCGGCTGCGCCAGGCCAAGGTCGACGGCATCGCGGCCGACATCCCGGCCACCGACGTCGACGACCCCACGGGGAACGCCCGGGTCGCCGTCATCGGGTGGGGCTCCACCTACGGGCCGATCGGCGCCGCCTGCCGGCAGATCCGCAACTCCGGCCGCGAGGTCGCCCAGATCCACCTGCGGCACGTGAACCCGATGCCGGCCGACCTCGGTGAGGTCCTGAGCCGGTACGACCGGGTCGTGTGCCCCGAGATGAACATGGGGCAGCTCGCGCTGCTCCTGCGCGCGAAGTACCTCGTCGACGTCCAAAGCCACACCCAGGTGCGCGGGCTGCCCTTCCGGGCCGCCGAGCTCGCCGCGGTGGTCCAGGACGTCATCGACTCCACCGCTCCCACCGCTGCCACCGGAGGCACGAAGTGA
- a CDS encoding M48 family metalloprotease: MRTALLLGSVAGLALAAGAVVGGRGGLLVALVVVLGIDGWAWYGSDRLALRAMRAFPVTETQAPGLYAVVRELATQARQPMPRLYVSPTDQPNAFATGRSPRRAALCCTQGVLELLDRRELRAVLAHELAHVRNRDVLVSCLAGALAGVVTALASLATFATLFGGRPDEDREGAGVLGTLLLVVLGPLAAGMVHLAVSRGREYEADADGARLCGDPQALASALRRISAGAAARPLPPEDRLVAQGHLMIAPPVRATGLAALFATHPPMAERIARLERMADEAGRG, from the coding sequence GTGCGCACCGCGCTCCTGCTGGGGTCCGTGGCCGGCCTCGCCCTCGCCGCCGGTGCCGTGGTCGGCGGCCGCGGCGGGCTGCTCGTCGCCCTCGTCGTCGTGCTCGGGATCGACGGCTGGGCCTGGTACGGCTCCGACCGCCTGGCGCTGCGCGCGATGCGGGCCTTCCCGGTCACCGAGACCCAGGCGCCGGGCCTCTACGCGGTGGTCCGCGAGCTGGCCACGCAGGCCCGCCAGCCCATGCCGCGCCTGTACGTGAGCCCCACCGACCAGCCCAACGCCTTCGCCACCGGGCGCTCGCCCCGCCGCGCCGCACTCTGCTGCACCCAGGGGGTCCTCGAGCTGCTCGACCGCCGCGAGCTGCGCGCGGTGCTGGCCCACGAGCTCGCGCACGTGCGCAACCGCGACGTCCTCGTCAGCTGCCTCGCCGGCGCCCTGGCCGGCGTCGTCACCGCCCTGGCCTCCCTGGCCACGTTCGCCACGCTGTTCGGCGGGCGGCCCGACGAGGACCGGGAGGGGGCCGGCGTGCTCGGGACGCTGCTGCTGGTGGTGCTCGGCCCCCTGGCCGCGGGGATGGTCCACCTGGCGGTCAGCCGCGGCCGGGAGTACGAGGCCGACGCCGACGGCGCCCGGCTGTGCGGCGACCCGCAGGCCCTCGCCAGCGCCCTCCGCCGGATCTCCGCGGGCGCCGCCGCGCGGCCCCTGCCCCCGGAGGACCGGCTGGTGGCCCAGGGGCACCTGATGATCGCCCCGCCCGTGCGCGCCACCGGGCTCGCGGCGCTGTTCGCCACGCACCCGCCCATGGCCGAGCGGATCGCCCGCCTGGAGCGCATGGCCGACGAGGCCGGCCGCGGCTGA
- a CDS encoding chemotaxis protein CheB: MTVARRDLVVVGASAGGVESLRQMLGSFPPDLPAAVLVVLHLPTNARSALPAILDRVCALPVRPAVDGDPLQPGTVLVASPDRHLMVSDGHVLLSRGPRENGHRPAVDVLFRSAARAAGRRVIAVVLSGALDDGTAGMIAVRARGGIGVAQDPDEALYPGMPQHAVEIAGADHVVPVEKMGPLLAELLAEDVGQVDEPPPSELMDTETAMAHLDREALDADDRPGRPSGFGCPTCHGALFSITEGGMERYRCRVGHAWSPEALAVEQSQALESALWMALRGLEERATLSLRMGERAEQRGHLISAQAFRQRHDEALHAAGLLRRLLEQGELNGEGLPGDAQGA, from the coding sequence GTGACCGTCGCGCGCAGGGACCTGGTCGTGGTCGGCGCCTCGGCGGGCGGGGTGGAGTCACTGCGCCAGATGCTCGGCAGCTTCCCGCCCGACCTCCCGGCCGCCGTCCTGGTCGTCCTGCACCTTCCCACCAACGCCCGCAGCGCACTCCCGGCGATCCTGGACCGGGTCTGCGCTCTCCCCGTCCGGCCCGCGGTGGACGGTGACCCGCTGCAGCCGGGGACGGTGTTGGTGGCCAGCCCCGACCGGCACCTGATGGTGAGCGATGGTCACGTCCTGCTGTCCCGGGGGCCGCGCGAGAACGGCCACCGACCGGCCGTCGACGTCCTCTTCCGCTCGGCGGCCCGCGCAGCCGGTCGCCGGGTGATCGCCGTGGTGCTCTCCGGCGCGCTGGACGACGGCACCGCGGGGATGATCGCCGTCCGGGCGCGGGGCGGGATCGGCGTGGCGCAGGACCCCGACGAGGCCCTCTACCCCGGCATGCCGCAGCACGCCGTCGAGATCGCGGGCGCGGACCACGTGGTACCGGTGGAGAAGATGGGGCCTCTGCTGGCGGAGCTGCTGGCCGAGGACGTCGGCCAGGTGGACGAACCCCCGCCCAGCGAGCTGATGGACACGGAGACGGCGATGGCCCACCTGGACCGCGAAGCGCTCGACGCCGACGACCGGCCCGGCAGGCCGTCCGGGTTCGGCTGCCCCACCTGCCACGGAGCCCTGTTCTCGATCACCGAGGGCGGGATGGAGCGGTACCGCTGCCGCGTCGGACACGCGTGGTCGCCCGAGGCGCTCGCGGTCGAGCAGTCGCAGGCGCTGGAGAGCGCGCTGTGGATGGCCCTGCGCGGGTTGGAGGAGCGCGCCACGCTCAGCCTGCGCATGGGGGAGCGCGCGGAACAGCGCGGTCACCTCATCAGCGCGCAGGCCTTCCGCCAGCGGCACGACGAGGCGCTGCACGCGGCCGGGCTGTTGCGCCGGCTGCTGGAGCAGGGCGAGCTCAACGGTGAGGGGCTCCCCGGCGACGCACAGGGAGCCTGA
- a CDS encoding ANTAR domain-containing protein codes for MSADAARPDESPGPDIGVVPDLLRVPPPAERGPDHLLAQLADVQVAHEELRVAEEEMRVQQEQITQLLLQHAAERRWRGQMTALLPLGIFLTDGNGMLHEANPALAVHLGTALQRLRGKPLSVFLAPEDVRPFRSALRELSSGTAVDQTLTVTVHPRRRAPLRAHLFGFTESADHRASAVRVQWVLIPEEVVVDGAPDDREERAVPPSVEVDAGEEAAERISTAQVIGLATALTELSALPVSEGDRQRLLGRMAALIRGAVPAADWVSITLGSPRDPQRLGSDSPQAQSFDGRQVQAAQGPCWDAYRLGSVVVTDDVAADLRWPALAPLVGAGPVRSVLAVPLHEDGATSGAINVYSGRTAAFGPAGRRIGELVAAAVAGVLQNVAEREAMQQLAVNLERALGSRAVIDQAKGILMGRLGVDADDAFARLVALSNRHNVKVRDLAVLVVGGHVDGVLAAD; via the coding sequence GTGAGCGCCGACGCAGCGCGACCGGACGAGAGCCCCGGCCCGGACATCGGCGTCGTCCCCGACCTGCTGCGTGTCCCTCCGCCGGCCGAACGAGGGCCCGACCACCTGCTGGCCCAGCTGGCCGACGTCCAGGTGGCGCACGAGGAGCTGCGCGTCGCCGAAGAGGAGATGCGGGTCCAGCAGGAGCAGATCACCCAGCTGCTCCTCCAGCATGCCGCGGAGCGCCGCTGGCGGGGGCAGATGACAGCGCTGCTCCCCCTGGGGATCTTCCTCACCGACGGCAACGGCATGCTCCACGAGGCGAACCCGGCGCTGGCGGTGCACCTCGGGACCGCGCTCCAGCGGCTGCGGGGCAAGCCGTTGAGCGTCTTCCTGGCGCCGGAGGACGTCCGGCCGTTCCGGTCCGCGCTGCGCGAGCTGAGCTCCGGAACGGCGGTCGACCAGACGCTCACCGTGACCGTGCACCCGCGGCGGCGGGCGCCGCTGCGGGCCCATCTGTTCGGCTTCACGGAGTCCGCCGACCACCGCGCGTCGGCGGTACGCGTGCAGTGGGTGCTGATCCCGGAGGAGGTGGTCGTCGACGGAGCCCCCGACGACCGCGAGGAGCGGGCCGTTCCGCCGAGTGTCGAGGTCGACGCCGGCGAAGAGGCCGCTGAGCGGATCTCCACGGCGCAGGTCATCGGGCTGGCCACGGCGCTCACCGAGCTGTCCGCGCTGCCCGTCTCGGAGGGCGACCGGCAGCGGCTGCTCGGCCGGATGGCCGCGCTGATCAGGGGCGCGGTGCCCGCCGCGGACTGGGTCAGCATCACGCTGGGCAGTCCGCGGGACCCGCAGCGGCTGGGCAGCGACTCACCGCAGGCGCAGTCGTTCGACGGTCGGCAGGTGCAGGCCGCCCAGGGCCCCTGCTGGGACGCCTACCGGCTCGGTTCGGTGGTGGTCACCGACGACGTGGCCGCCGATCTGCGCTGGCCGGCCCTGGCCCCGCTCGTCGGCGCCGGTCCGGTCCGCAGCGTCCTCGCCGTTCCGCTGCACGAGGACGGCGCGACCTCGGGCGCCATCAACGTCTACTCCGGGCGGACGGCCGCCTTCGGGCCGGCCGGTCGGCGCATCGGCGAGCTCGTGGCCGCCGCCGTGGCGGGGGTCCTGCAGAACGTCGCGGAGCGCGAGGCCATGCAGCAGCTCGCGGTCAACCTCGAACGGGCCCTCGGGTCCCGCGCGGTCATCGACCAGGCCAAGGGCATCCTCATGGGACGGCTCGGCGTCGATGCCGATGACGCCTTCGCCCGACTGGTGGCCCTGAGCAACCGGCACAACGTGAAGGTGCGTGACCTCGCTGTGCTCGTCGTCGGGGGGCACGTCGACGGCGTGCTGGCGGCCGACTGA
- a CDS encoding 2-oxoacid:ferredoxin oxidoreductase subunit beta translates to MTTSPHVHDLGMPGTPIDANIQQAIADSVATQGEKQTALKAKDMKTDQEVRWCPGCGDYVILNAVQSFLPSLGIAREDMVIVSGIGCSSRFPYYMNTYGMHSIHGRAPAIATGLAASRPDLSVWVVTGDGDALSIGGNHLIHALRRNVNMTILLFNNRIYGLTKGQYSPTSEVGKVTKSTPMGSLDHPFNPVSLAIGADATFVGRAMDSDRKGLTEVLRQAAEHQGTALVEIYQNCNIFNDGAFDLLKDPATGPMWTIPLVHGEPLVFGPGGASCVVRGEFGGLRIAETNQVDASEIVVHDATREDPSYAFALSRLSSQDLRYTPMGVFRSVRKPTYDRMMLDQLEEARTEGAGDLDALLAGNDTWTVSA, encoded by the coding sequence GTGACCACCTCCCCGCACGTGCACGACCTCGGCATGCCGGGGACGCCGATCGACGCCAACATCCAGCAGGCGATCGCGGACTCCGTGGCCACCCAGGGCGAGAAGCAGACGGCCCTCAAGGCCAAGGACATGAAGACCGACCAGGAGGTGCGCTGGTGCCCCGGCTGCGGTGACTACGTCATCCTCAACGCCGTCCAGAGCTTCCTGCCCTCGCTCGGGATCGCCCGCGAGGACATGGTCATCGTCTCGGGCATCGGGTGCTCCTCGCGCTTCCCGTACTACATGAACACCTACGGGATGCACTCGATCCACGGCCGCGCCCCGGCCATCGCCACCGGCCTGGCCGCCTCCCGGCCGGACCTGTCGGTGTGGGTCGTCACCGGTGACGGCGACGCGCTGTCGATCGGCGGCAACCACCTGATCCACGCGCTGCGCCGCAACGTGAACATGACGATCCTGCTGTTCAACAACCGGATCTACGGGCTGACCAAGGGCCAGTACTCCCCCACGTCCGAGGTCGGCAAGGTCACCAAGTCCACGCCGATGGGCTCGCTGGACCACCCGTTCAACCCGGTGTCGCTGGCCATCGGCGCCGACGCCACCTTCGTGGGCCGGGCCATGGACTCCGACCGCAAGGGCCTCACCGAGGTGCTGCGGCAGGCCGCCGAGCACCAGGGCACCGCGCTGGTGGAGATCTACCAGAACTGCAACATCTTCAACGACGGCGCCTTCGACCTGCTCAAGGACCCGGCCACCGGCCCGATGTGGACGATCCCCCTGGTCCACGGCGAGCCGCTGGTGTTCGGCCCGGGCGGCGCCTCGTGCGTGGTGCGCGGGGAGTTCGGCGGGCTGCGGATCGCCGAGACCAACCAGGTCGACGCGAGCGAGATCGTCGTGCACGACGCGACCCGCGAGGACCCGTCCTACGCGTTCGCGCTGTCGCGGCTGTCGAGCCAGGACCTGCGCTACACGCCGATGGGCGTCTTCCGGTCGGTGCGCAAGCCCACCTACGACCGGATGATGCTCGACCAGCTCGAGGAGGCCCGCACCGAGGGCGCCGGCGACCTCGACGCGCTGCTGGCCGGCAACGACACCTGGACCGTGTCGGCCTAG
- a CDS encoding pyridoxamine 5'-phosphate oxidase family protein: MSTTTPLSPTPRSTVRRLGDRGRTDRADLYAVLDAGLVGHLGIVLGGAPVVLPTGYGRDGDTVYLHGSTGAATLRAAAAGAPVCFTVTHLDGIVYARSAFHHSMNYRSAVVHGAARVVTDPAERLRGLEALTEHLAPGSWTATRQPDRKELAATALLALDLTEASVKVRTGPPGDDEADLASPVWAGVLPLRTVVGEPEPCPLLPEDVPVPDRVLGRRV, from the coding sequence GTGAGCACGACGACCCCGCTGTCCCCCACCCCCCGCAGCACCGTCCGCCGCCTCGGCGACCGCGGCCGCACCGACCGGGCCGACCTCTACGCCGTCCTCGACGCCGGCCTGGTCGGCCACCTCGGCATCGTCCTCGGTGGCGCGCCGGTCGTGCTGCCCACCGGCTACGGCCGCGACGGCGACACGGTGTACCTGCACGGGTCCACGGGCGCGGCCACGCTGCGCGCCGCGGCCGCCGGGGCGCCGGTCTGCTTCACCGTCACCCACCTCGACGGGATCGTCTACGCCCGCTCGGCGTTCCACCACTCGATGAACTACCGCAGCGCCGTCGTCCACGGGGCCGCGCGGGTGGTCACCGATCCCGCGGAGCGGCTGCGCGGCCTGGAGGCCCTCACCGAGCACCTGGCGCCGGGCTCGTGGACGGCCACCCGGCAGCCCGACCGCAAGGAGCTCGCCGCCACGGCGCTGCTGGCCCTCGACCTCACCGAGGCCAGTGTCAAGGTGCGCACCGGCCCGCCCGGCGACGACGAGGCCGACCTCGCCTCCCCGGTGTGGGCGGGCGTCCTCCCCCTGCGCACCGTCGTCGGCGAGCCCGAGCCCTGCCCGCTGCTGCCCGAGGACGTCCCCGTCCCCGACCGGGTGCTCGGCCGACGGGTCTGA